Proteins encoded together in one Streptomyces sp. B1I3 window:
- a CDS encoding cupin, translating to MNDLNALADEHLAAARADAHGRSAHLLLRQEPLRQTVIALAGGSALDEHNAPPAASLQVLRGAVRITAASGNVEMTAGELRPVPQERHGLLALEDAVVLLTAVND from the coding sequence ATGAATGATCTCAACGCTCTCGCCGACGAGCACCTGGCCGCAGCCCGCGCCGACGCCCACGGTCGCAGCGCCCACCTGCTGCTGCGCCAGGAGCCGCTGCGGCAGACGGTGATCGCGCTCGCCGGGGGCTCGGCCCTCGACGAACACAACGCGCCGCCCGCCGCCTCGCTGCAGGTGCTGCGTGGTGCTGTCCGGATCACCGCCGCCTCCGGGAACGTGGAAATGACCGCGGGCGAACTCCGGCCCGTCCCCCAGGAGCGGCACGGGCTGCTGGCCCTCGAGGACGCCGTCGTGCTGCTGACCGCCGTGAACGACTGA
- a CDS encoding S8 family peptidase — protein MRLRARWAPAVLLLIAPVIGTGPAMADTGETLVPVQKSDRAVPGQYIVTLSAEQTPDAMAEQLGVSPLFTYSKVLRGFAASLTPAQLEQVRGAAGVQAVEENSEASVSPPAARTVTRTARTVTARTLTRTATARAATARTATRNRVAAGSWGQDRIDQRNLPLDGAYEVDGTGQGVTAYILDTGIESAHSEFGGRVEAGYDVVGDGRDGEDCNGHGTHVAGTVAGETYGVASSASLVPVRVLNCEGSGTWAGIIAGLDWIARNAEQPAVVNASLGGPASSAVDDAFDALAEQGTLPVVAAGNENQDACDVSPARADRVVAVGASDSQDRQTVFSNWGTCVWTYAPGLDIVSAKLGGGSTKLSGTSMASPHVAGVAALYKERNPDATSQQVADWLAAQATPDVLTGLGTGSPDRLLYTGGL, from the coding sequence ATGCGCCTGCGCGCCCGCTGGGCCCCAGCGGTCCTACTGCTGATCGCCCCTGTGATCGGCACCGGCCCGGCCATGGCCGACACCGGCGAGACACTCGTGCCCGTCCAGAAGTCCGACCGGGCCGTACCCGGGCAGTACATCGTCACCCTCTCGGCCGAGCAGACGCCGGATGCCATGGCTGAGCAGCTCGGTGTCAGCCCCCTGTTCACCTACAGCAAGGTCCTGCGTGGCTTCGCGGCCTCGCTCACCCCGGCCCAGCTGGAGCAGGTGCGCGGCGCGGCGGGCGTCCAGGCCGTCGAGGAGAACAGCGAGGCCTCCGTCTCGCCACCCGCGGCGAGGACGGTGACGAGGACGGCGAGGACGGTGACGGCGAGGACGCTGACGAGGACGGCGACGGCGAGGGCGGCGACGGCGAGGACGGCGACGCGGAACCGGGTGGCGGCCGGGAGCTGGGGCCAGGACCGCATCGACCAGCGGAACCTGCCGCTGGACGGTGCGTACGAGGTGGACGGCACGGGCCAGGGCGTGACCGCCTACATCCTCGACACCGGCATCGAATCCGCGCACAGCGAGTTCGGTGGCCGGGTGGAAGCCGGGTACGACGTGGTCGGCGACGGCCGCGACGGTGAGGACTGCAACGGCCACGGCACGCACGTGGCGGGGACCGTGGCCGGTGAGACGTACGGCGTCGCCTCCTCGGCCTCCCTCGTGCCGGTACGGGTCCTCAACTGCGAGGGCTCGGGTACGTGGGCCGGGATCATCGCCGGCCTCGACTGGATCGCGCGGAACGCCGAACAGCCGGCCGTGGTCAACGCCTCGCTCGGCGGGCCCGCCTCCTCGGCCGTCGACGACGCGTTCGACGCGCTCGCGGAGCAGGGCACCCTGCCCGTCGTCGCCGCGGGCAACGAGAACCAGGACGCCTGTGACGTCTCCCCGGCCCGGGCCGACCGCGTGGTCGCCGTGGGTGCCAGCGACTCGCAGGACCGGCAGACGGTGTTCAGCAACTGGGGCACGTGCGTGTGGACGTACGCCCCCGGCCTGGACATCGTCTCCGCCAAGCTCGGCGGCGGTTCCACGAAGCTGAGCGGCACGTCCATGGCCAGCCCGCACGTCGCGGGTGTCGCCGCTCTCTACAAGGAGCGGAACCCGGACGCCACGTCCCAGCAGGTCGCCGACTGGCTCGCCGCGCAGGCGACCCCGGACGTCCTGACGGGCCTGGGCACCGGCTCGCCCGACCGGCTCCTGTACACCGGCGGCCTCTGA
- a CDS encoding discoidin domain-containing protein, whose translation MRAQRWRWRTLSAVVTTSLLMIGWPSFTATAADGPNIAAGRTATASSAGAEYVARNVTDGSQSTYWEGSGGTLPQWVQTDLGSAAKVDEVTLRLPAGWESRQQTLSLQGSADGTSFSTLKTSAAYTFGPATSNAVKISFPATQTRFVRVNVTANTGWQNAQLSELEVRAAGESSANLAAGRTLRASSHTETYVVANGNDGNRASYWESGNNDLPQWIQADLGSSVRVDRVVLRLPDGWEQRTQTLQIQGSADGSEFGDLTASKAYAFSPAGGQSATISFDATTTRYVRVLVTANSVQPAAQLSELEIYGPGTGDTQAPTAPSGLALTEPSTGRITLTWKPSSDDTGVTGYGVYANNTLLTGVAGDVTTFTDTRPAGESVSYYVRARDAAGNESGNSNTVTRTGDSGDTQAPTAPSGLALTEPTTGQVRLTWQASSDNKGVVGYDVYANNVLRRTVAGDVTTYTDTQPAAATVSYTVRAKDAAGNMSGASNTVTRNGSTGAASNLAVSKPITASSVVHTFVAANANDNSLTTYWEGAGGSYPNTLTVKLGADADTESVVVKLSPDSSWGARTQNIQVLGRGQNATSFTSLVAARDYAFSPAAGNTVTIPVTARVADVQLKFTSNTGSGAGQVAEFQVMGAPAPNPDLQVSAVGASPAAPVESDAITLSATVRNAGAVAAPAGKLDFELGGSKVATASVGALAAGASTQVSAGIGAREAGSYPLGAVVDPANEIIEQNETDNRYASSTPLVVKPVSSSDLVASAVTTSPSAPANGDTVAFSVAVRNQGTVASASGSHGITLQLIDARGVTVKTLTGAHSGAVAAGSTTPPVPLGTWTAANGSYTVKVVLADDANELPVKRENNTRTESLFVGRGADMPYDMYEAEDGVAGGGAKVVGPNRTVGDIAGEASGRKAVTLDNTGNYVEFTTRATTNTLVTRFSVPDSAGGGGIDTKLSLYVDGTFLKAIDLTSKYAWLYGNETAPGNSPGSGAPRHIYDEANVMLGRSVPAGSRIRLQKDAADTSAYAIDFVSLEQVSQVANPDPARYTVPAGFTHQDVQNALDKVRMDTTGTLVGVYLPPGDYSTSSKFQVYGKAVKVAGAGPWFTRFRAPSTQDNTDIGFRADAGAKGSSFSNFAYFGNYTSRIDGPGKVFDFSNVTDIVIDNIWNEHMVCLYWGANTDGVTIKNSRIRNMFADGINMTNGSTDNHVTNNEARATGDDSFALFSAIDAGGADMKNNVYENLTSILTWRAAGVAVYGGYDNTFRNIHIADTLVYAGITVSSLDFGYAMNGFGTGPTTVENVSVVRAGGHFWGTQTFPGIWLFSASKVFQGIRISHVDIVDPTYSGIMFQTNYVGGQPQFPIKDTVLTDISISGARRSGDAFDAKSGFGLWANEMPEANQGPPVGEVTINGLELSGNAQDVKNTTSTFKININP comes from the coding sequence ATGAGAGCCCAACGCTGGAGATGGCGGACCCTGTCCGCCGTGGTCACCACCAGTCTTCTGATGATCGGATGGCCGTCGTTCACCGCCACGGCGGCCGACGGCCCCAACATCGCCGCAGGCCGGACCGCGACGGCGAGCAGTGCCGGGGCCGAGTACGTCGCCCGGAACGTGACGGACGGCAGCCAGTCGACGTACTGGGAGGGCTCCGGGGGCACGTTGCCGCAGTGGGTGCAGACCGACCTCGGTTCCGCCGCGAAGGTCGACGAGGTGACCCTCAGGCTTCCCGCGGGCTGGGAGAGCAGGCAGCAGACGCTCTCGCTCCAGGGCAGTGCCGACGGCACCAGCTTCTCCACCCTCAAGACCTCGGCCGCGTACACCTTCGGCCCCGCCACCTCCAACGCGGTGAAGATATCCTTCCCGGCCACGCAGACCCGCTTCGTACGGGTGAACGTCACGGCCAACACGGGGTGGCAGAACGCGCAGCTCTCCGAGCTGGAGGTCCGGGCGGCGGGGGAGTCGTCCGCGAACCTCGCCGCGGGCAGGACACTCAGGGCGAGCAGTCACACCGAGACGTATGTGGTTGCCAACGGCAACGACGGCAACAGGGCCAGCTACTGGGAGAGCGGGAACAACGACCTCCCGCAGTGGATCCAGGCGGACCTCGGCTCCTCGGTCCGGGTCGACCGGGTCGTGCTCCGGCTGCCCGACGGCTGGGAGCAGCGGACGCAGACTCTGCAGATCCAGGGCAGCGCCGACGGGTCCGAGTTCGGCGACCTGACGGCGTCCAAGGCGTACGCCTTCAGCCCCGCGGGCGGGCAGTCGGCGACGATCTCCTTCGACGCGACGACCACCCGCTACGTGCGGGTGCTCGTCACCGCCAACTCCGTCCAGCCGGCCGCCCAGCTCTCGGAGCTGGAGATCTACGGCCCAGGGACCGGTGACACGCAGGCACCCACCGCGCCCTCCGGCCTGGCCCTCACCGAGCCGTCCACCGGCCGGATCACGCTGACCTGGAAGCCGTCCTCGGACGACACCGGGGTCACCGGGTACGGCGTCTACGCCAACAACACCCTGCTGACCGGCGTGGCCGGTGACGTCACCACCTTCACCGACACCCGGCCCGCCGGCGAGAGCGTCTCCTACTACGTGCGCGCCAGGGACGCGGCGGGCAACGAGTCCGGCAACAGCAACACCGTCACCCGCACCGGCGACTCCGGTGACACACAGGCGCCCACCGCGCCCTCCGGCCTGGCCCTCACCGAGCCGACCACCGGCCAGGTCAGGCTGACCTGGCAGGCATCCTCGGACAACAAGGGCGTCGTCGGCTACGACGTCTACGCCAACAACGTGCTGCGCAGGACTGTGGCAGGCGACGTCACCACCTACACCGACACCCAGCCCGCCGCCGCCACCGTCAGCTACACCGTGCGGGCCAAGGACGCGGCGGGCAACATGTCCGGCGCGAGCAACACGGTGACGCGCAACGGGTCCACGGGCGCCGCGTCCAACCTCGCCGTCTCCAAGCCGATCACCGCCTCCTCCGTGGTCCACACGTTCGTGGCGGCCAACGCCAACGACAACTCGCTCACCACCTACTGGGAGGGCGCGGGCGGCAGCTACCCGAACACCCTCACCGTGAAGCTGGGGGCCGACGCCGACACCGAGAGCGTCGTCGTCAAGCTCAGTCCCGACAGCAGCTGGGGTGCGAGGACCCAGAACATCCAGGTGCTGGGACGGGGGCAGAACGCCACCTCCTTCACGAGCCTGGTCGCCGCCAGGGACTACGCGTTCAGCCCTGCGGCCGGCAACACGGTGACGATCCCGGTCACGGCGAGGGTCGCCGACGTCCAGCTGAAGTTCACCTCCAACACCGGATCCGGCGCCGGTCAGGTCGCCGAGTTCCAGGTGATGGGCGCACCGGCCCCCAACCCGGACCTGCAGGTCTCGGCGGTCGGCGCGTCCCCGGCCGCGCCGGTGGAGTCCGATGCCATCACCCTGTCGGCGACCGTGCGCAACGCGGGAGCCGTGGCCGCTCCCGCCGGCAAGCTCGACTTCGAACTGGGCGGCTCCAAGGTCGCCACCGCATCCGTGGGCGCCCTCGCCGCGGGCGCGTCCACACAGGTGAGCGCCGGCATCGGCGCGCGTGAGGCGGGCAGTTACCCGCTGGGCGCTGTCGTCGACCCGGCGAACGAGATCATCGAGCAGAACGAGACGGACAACCGCTACGCCAGCAGCACACCGCTGGTCGTGAAGCCCGTCTCCAGCTCCGACCTCGTCGCGAGCGCGGTCACCACCTCCCCGTCCGCACCCGCGAACGGCGACACCGTGGCCTTCTCCGTCGCCGTCAGGAACCAGGGCACCGTCGCCTCGGCGAGCGGCAGTCACGGCATCACCCTGCAGCTGATCGACGCCCGGGGCGTCACCGTGAAGACCCTCACCGGCGCGCACAGCGGCGCCGTAGCGGCGGGCTCGACGACGCCACCCGTCCCGCTGGGCACCTGGACGGCCGCCAACGGCTCGTACACGGTGAAGGTGGTGCTCGCCGACGACGCCAACGAACTGCCGGTCAAGCGCGAGAACAACACCCGCACCGAATCGCTCTTCGTCGGGCGCGGCGCCGACATGCCGTACGACATGTACGAGGCCGAGGACGGCGTGGCAGGTGGCGGTGCGAAGGTCGTCGGCCCCAACAGGACCGTCGGCGACATCGCGGGCGAGGCGTCCGGCCGTAAGGCGGTCACCCTCGACAACACCGGCAACTACGTGGAGTTCACCACCAGAGCGACCACCAACACCCTGGTCACCCGGTTCTCCGTCCCGGACTCCGCGGGGGGCGGCGGCATCGACACGAAGCTGAGCCTGTACGTCGACGGCACCTTCCTCAAGGCCATCGACCTCACCTCGAAATATGCCTGGCTGTACGGGAACGAGACCGCCCCCGGCAACTCTCCGGGCTCGGGCGCACCCCGGCACATCTACGACGAGGCCAACGTCATGCTGGGCAGGAGCGTCCCGGCGGGCAGCAGGATCCGGCTGCAGAAGGACGCGGCCGACACCAGCGCCTACGCGATCGACTTCGTCAGCCTGGAGCAGGTCTCGCAGGTGGCCAACCCGGACCCGGCCCGGTACACGGTGCCCGCCGGTTTCACCCACCAGGACGTCCAGAACGCCCTGGACAAGGTCAGGATGGATACCACGGGCACTCTCGTGGGCGTCTACCTGCCGCCCGGTGACTACTCCACCTCCAGCAAGTTCCAGGTCTACGGCAAGGCCGTGAAGGTCGCCGGCGCGGGACCCTGGTTCACCCGGTTCCGTGCGCCCTCCACCCAGGACAACACCGACATCGGGTTCCGGGCGGACGCCGGTGCGAAGGGCTCGTCGTTCTCGAACTTCGCGTACTTCGGGAACTACACGTCCCGGATCGACGGACCGGGCAAGGTGTTCGACTTCTCGAACGTCACGGACATCGTGATCGACAACATCTGGAACGAACACATGGTGTGCCTCTACTGGGGGGCCAACACCGACGGCGTCACCATCAAGAACTCCCGGATCCGCAACATGTTCGCCGACGGCATCAACATGACCAACGGATCCACCGACAACCACGTCACCAACAACGAGGCCCGGGCCACCGGTGACGACAGTTTCGCGCTCTTCTCGGCCATCGACGCCGGTGGCGCGGACATGAAGAACAACGTGTACGAGAACCTGACGTCGATCCTCACCTGGCGGGCAGCGGGCGTGGCCGTGTACGGCGGGTACGACAACACCTTCCGCAACATCCACATCGCCGACACCCTGGTCTACGCAGGGATCACGGTCAGTTCGCTGGACTTCGGCTACGCGATGAACGGTTTCGGTACCGGGCCCACCACGGTCGAGAACGTCTCGGTCGTACGGGCCGGGGGACATTTCTGGGGCACCCAGACGTTTCCGGGGATCTGGCTGTTCTCGGCGTCCAAGGTGTTCCAGGGCATCCGGATCTCGCACGTGGACATCGTCGACCCGACGTACAGCGGGATCATGTTCCAGACCAACTACGTCGGAGGGCAGCCCCAGTTCCCGATCAAGGACACCGTGCTCACCGACATCTCGATCTCCGGAGCGCGCAGGAGCGGCGACGCGTTCGACGCGAAGTCGGGTTTCGGACTCTGGGCCAACGAGATGCCAGAGGCGAATCAAGGTCCCCCGGTCGGTGAGGTCACGATCAACGGCCTCGAGCTGAGCGGCAACGCCCAGGACGTGAAGAACACCACCTCCACGTTCAAGATCAACATCAATCCGTAG
- a CDS encoding carbohydrate ABC transporter permease, translating into MTSNTLVSRRRTGGRAARRRDTDPGRQRTLISPAQLGRPRGRAVYWIVFALVTAVFTLAFLGPLYWMVTGGLKTTQEVVQSPPTAFPTSIHTENYSQAWKVMDLARLLLNTLYYAFGALAFQLVLDVAAAYSLSKLRPVLGKVILGMMLATLMIPATVLVVPQYLTVLDVPIFERNLLNSPWAIWLPSVTNAFNIFLLKRFFDSIPRELLDAAAIDGASPLRTLRSVVLPISRPILGVVSIFAVVGVWKDFLWPMLTLPDPSKQTLNVGIYSLASGVPENVLIAALTIASIPTLLIFLIFQRNIMSGLTAGGLKG; encoded by the coding sequence ATGACCTCGAACACGCTTGTCTCCCGGCGCAGGACCGGCGGGCGCGCGGCCCGCCGCCGGGACACCGACCCGGGCCGCCAGCGGACCCTGATCTCGCCGGCCCAGCTCGGCCGCCCCCGGGGGCGTGCCGTCTACTGGATCGTCTTCGCCCTGGTGACGGCGGTCTTCACCCTCGCCTTCCTGGGCCCCCTGTACTGGATGGTCACCGGCGGCCTCAAGACCACCCAGGAAGTCGTACAGAGCCCGCCCACGGCCTTTCCCACCTCGATCCACACGGAGAACTACTCCCAGGCGTGGAAGGTGATGGACCTGGCGCGACTGCTGCTCAACACGCTGTACTACGCGTTCGGCGCGCTGGCCTTCCAACTGGTCCTCGACGTCGCCGCAGCCTATTCACTGTCCAAGCTGCGGCCCGTCCTGGGCAAGGTCATCCTCGGCATGATGCTCGCCACCCTCATGATCCCGGCGACCGTCCTCGTCGTCCCGCAGTACCTCACCGTGCTCGACGTGCCGATCTTCGAGCGCAATCTGCTCAACTCGCCCTGGGCGATCTGGCTGCCGTCCGTCACCAACGCCTTCAACATCTTCCTGCTCAAGCGCTTCTTCGACTCGATACCGCGCGAACTGCTCGACGCCGCCGCGATCGACGGTGCCTCACCCCTGCGCACCCTGCGCTCGGTCGTGCTGCCGATCTCCCGGCCGATCCTCGGCGTCGTCTCCATCTTCGCCGTCGTAGGGGTGTGGAAGGACTTCCTCTGGCCGATGCTCACCCTCCCGGACCCGAGCAAGCAGACCCTCAACGTCGGCATCTACTCCCTGGCGAGCGGCGTACCGGAGAACGTCCTCATCGCCGCCCTCACCATCGCGTCGATCCCGACACTGCTGATCTTCCTGATCTTCCAGCGCAACATCATGAGCGGGCTGACCGCCGGGGGCCTCAAGGGGTAG
- a CDS encoding carbohydrate ABC transporter permease — translation MSAPTLSTGKASAPPPGHHHSPAGPARAREEFVRAVRRNLSAHGFLIGAVLCFSFFSWYPMVREFFLAFQKTEDGRTTWAGWSNLTYVFNDPAFWQAWRNTLLFTVLALLLGFAVPFVVAVVLNEFRHAQGYLRLLVYLPVMLPPVASVLLFKYFYDPGYGLFNRILEFLHLPAQQWLQDPGTSMLSVVIASTWMNMGGATLIYLAALQGIPGELYEAAELDGAGLLRKIWHVTIPQTRLILSLLLLMQIIATMQVFTEPFLLTNGAGPEGSTTTVVYLIYQYAFNFNNYGSAAALGLVLLVVLAGFSAVYVRLSRSSED, via the coding sequence ATGTCGGCCCCCACCCTGTCCACCGGGAAGGCGAGCGCACCGCCGCCCGGCCACCACCACAGCCCCGCCGGACCGGCTCGGGCCCGCGAGGAGTTCGTGCGCGCCGTGCGCCGCAACCTCTCGGCGCACGGCTTCCTGATCGGAGCGGTGCTCTGCTTCTCGTTCTTCTCCTGGTATCCCATGGTCAGGGAGTTCTTCCTGGCCTTCCAGAAGACCGAGGACGGGCGCACCACGTGGGCCGGGTGGTCCAACCTCACCTACGTGTTCAACGACCCGGCCTTCTGGCAGGCATGGCGCAACACCCTGCTCTTCACCGTCCTGGCGCTCCTGCTGGGCTTCGCGGTCCCCTTCGTCGTCGCCGTCGTACTCAACGAGTTCCGGCACGCCCAGGGCTATCTGCGGCTGCTGGTCTATCTGCCCGTCATGCTGCCGCCGGTCGCCTCCGTCCTGCTCTTCAAGTACTTCTACGATCCCGGCTACGGCCTGTTCAACCGCATCCTGGAATTCCTCCATCTGCCCGCCCAGCAGTGGCTCCAGGACCCCGGCACCTCCATGCTCTCCGTCGTCATCGCGTCCACCTGGATGAACATGGGCGGAGCCACCCTCATCTACCTCGCCGCCCTCCAGGGCATACCCGGAGAGCTGTACGAGGCGGCCGAACTCGACGGGGCCGGACTGCTGCGCAAGATCTGGCACGTCACCATTCCGCAGACCCGGCTCATCCTGTCGCTGCTGCTGCTCATGCAGATCATCGCGACGATGCAGGTCTTCACCGAGCCCTTCCTGCTCACCAACGGCGCCGGCCCCGAGGGTTCCACCACGACCGTCGTCTACCTCATCTACCAATACGCCTTCAACTTCAACAACTACGGCAGCGCGGCCGCCCTCGGGCTCGTCCTGCTCGTCGTGCTCGCGGGCTTCTCCGCGGTCTACGTACGGCTCAGCCGCAGCAGCGAAGACTAG
- a CDS encoding glycoside hydrolase family 13 protein, with amino-acid sequence MAAIRPTEATAPWWRDAAIYQIYVRSFADGDGDGTGDLAGVRARLPYLVDLGVDALWFTPWYLSPLADGGYDVADYRAIDPAFGHLADAEKLIAEARELGLRTIIDIVPNHVSDRHSWFRAALAAAPGSPERDLFHFRDGRGEHGEIPPNDWVSEFGGTPWTRLDDGQWYLHLFAPEQPDLNWAHPAVRREHEDVLRFWFERGVAGVRIDSAALLAKDPALPDFTAGVDPHPYVDRDELHEIYRSWRAIADEYDAVFVGEVWLPDSERFARYLRPDELHTAFNFTFLACPWDAGRLRSAIDDTLTEHAPVGAPATWVLCNHDVTRTVTRYGREDTGFDFAAKVFGTPTDLELGTRRARAAALLSLALPGAVYLYQGEELGLPEADIPRDRIQDPMHPRSGGIDPGRDGCRVPLPWSGQEPYAGFGSTVEPWLPQPGSWASYAADTQSADPGSMLSLYREALGLRRAEPGFGADPGETAQGRLDWLPSDPGVLAFARNHGLICVVNLSGTPTPLPAHTDVLLTSAPLDGAGLLPADTAAWLRA; translated from the coding sequence GTGGCAGCCATCCGTCCGACCGAGGCCACCGCACCCTGGTGGCGCGACGCCGCCATCTACCAGATCTACGTACGCAGCTTCGCCGACGGCGACGGAGACGGCACCGGCGATCTCGCGGGAGTACGGGCCAGGCTGCCCTACCTCGTCGACCTGGGCGTGGACGCCCTGTGGTTCACCCCCTGGTACCTCTCACCGCTCGCCGACGGCGGCTACGACGTGGCCGACTACCGGGCGATCGACCCCGCCTTCGGCCACCTCGCCGATGCGGAGAAGCTCATCGCCGAGGCCCGGGAGCTGGGCCTTCGCACCATCATCGATATCGTCCCCAACCACGTCTCCGACCGGCACAGCTGGTTCCGGGCCGCGCTGGCCGCCGCCCCCGGCAGCCCCGAGCGCGACCTCTTCCACTTCCGCGACGGCCGGGGCGAACACGGGGAGATCCCGCCCAACGACTGGGTGTCCGAATTCGGCGGCACCCCCTGGACCAGGCTCGACGACGGCCAGTGGTACCTCCACCTGTTCGCGCCCGAACAACCCGACCTCAACTGGGCGCACCCCGCGGTCCGCCGGGAGCACGAGGACGTCCTGCGCTTCTGGTTCGAGCGCGGCGTGGCGGGTGTGCGGATCGACTCGGCGGCCCTCCTCGCCAAGGACCCGGCCCTGCCGGACTTCACCGCGGGCGTCGACCCGCACCCCTACGTCGACCGCGACGAGCTCCACGAGATCTACCGCTCCTGGCGTGCCATCGCCGACGAGTACGACGCCGTCTTCGTCGGCGAGGTGTGGCTGCCGGACTCCGAGCGCTTCGCCCGCTACCTGCGCCCCGATGAACTGCACACCGCTTTCAACTTCACGTTCCTGGCCTGCCCCTGGGACGCCGGACGACTGCGCTCGGCCATCGACGACACGCTCACCGAGCACGCACCGGTCGGTGCCCCCGCCACCTGGGTGCTGTGCAACCACGACGTGACCCGCACGGTCACCCGCTACGGGCGTGAGGACACCGGTTTCGACTTCGCCGCCAAGGTCTTCGGCACGCCCACCGACCTGGAACTCGGCACCCGCCGGGCCCGTGCCGCCGCCCTGCTCTCGCTGGCGCTGCCGGGAGCCGTCTACCTCTACCAGGGGGAGGAACTGGGCCTGCCGGAGGCCGACATCCCCCGCGACCGGATCCAGGACCCGATGCACCCGCGCTCGGGCGGCATCGACCCCGGGCGCGACGGTTGCCGGGTGCCGCTGCCCTGGTCCGGGCAGGAGCCGTACGCGGGCTTCGGATCCACCGTCGAACCCTGGCTGCCGCAGCCCGGATCCTGGGCCTCGTACGCCGCCGACACACAGAGCGCCGACCCCGGGTCGATGCTCAGCCTGTACCGCGAGGCGCTGGGACTGCGCCGCGCCGAACCCGGATTCGGCGCGGACCCGGGGGAGACGGCGCAGGGACGGCTCGACTGGCTGCCCTCGGACCCCGGAGTCCTGGCCTTCGCCAGGAACCACGGACTGATCTGCGTGGTCAACCTGTCCGGCACCCCGACCCCGCTCCCCGCCCACACCGACGTCCTGCTCACCAGCGCCCCGCTCGACGGCGCGGGCCTCCTGCCGGCCGATACCGCCGCCTGGCTGCGCGCCTGA
- a CDS encoding extracellular solute-binding protein, which yields MRSAGFRRTRRTGRATATAVAAALALTVLAACGTSSSGDGGDDSGSGSSDPSAPLDPKTRVTLTIDCMPPAAKAAELREWNEDIKAFKKKYPNVTINGKSTPGQCLEPPRFTAMLKGKSQPDVFYAYFTDLQQVLDNDGAEDISAYVTGTSVPALKDIQPQVLDVARKDGKLYALPTSNYTMGLMINRKLFTQAGLDPDTPPATWDGVRAASKKIAALGKGIAGFGEYSAGNNGGWHFTATQYGLGGDVVDASGKKAAFNDDKGKQVLQQLHDMRWEDDSMGQTQLLKWGDLQKQISTDKLGMFLAAPDDIAYMVQQLGAKYENFGLGPIPGAQGTLFGGNNYMIKKGSSPDKIKAAVAWLNFKNLTPGKGQFDWARTKADLLPVGLPQPNFFTGESKTKDDAARAANATMPVENFKAFMDNPVQGKPEPPKAQEIYKVLDNAMSAVLTNEDADIGKLLDTAEQQVNQVLANQ from the coding sequence ATGAGAAGTGCTGGGTTCCGCCGTACTCGCCGCACCGGCCGCGCCACCGCGACCGCCGTTGCCGCCGCGCTCGCCCTGACCGTCCTTGCCGCCTGCGGCACGAGCAGCAGCGGCGACGGCGGCGACGACTCCGGCAGCGGCTCGTCCGATCCGTCGGCACCGCTGGATCCGAAAACCAGGGTGACGCTGACGATCGACTGCATGCCGCCGGCCGCGAAGGCCGCGGAGCTGCGCGAATGGAACGAGGACATCAAGGCGTTCAAGAAGAAGTACCCGAACGTCACCATCAACGGGAAGTCCACGCCCGGTCAGTGCCTGGAACCGCCGCGCTTCACCGCGATGCTCAAGGGCAAGTCCCAACCGGACGTCTTCTACGCCTACTTCACCGACCTGCAGCAGGTGCTGGACAACGACGGGGCCGAGGACATCTCCGCGTACGTCACCGGCACCTCCGTCCCGGCGCTGAAGGACATCCAGCCGCAGGTGCTCGACGTGGCGCGCAAGGACGGCAAGCTCTACGCCCTGCCGACCAGCAACTACACCATGGGCCTGATGATCAACCGGAAGCTGTTCACGCAGGCCGGTCTGGACCCCGACACCCCGCCGGCGACCTGGGACGGGGTCCGCGCGGCGAGCAAGAAGATCGCCGCCCTCGGCAAGGGCATCGCGGGCTTCGGCGAGTACAGCGCCGGCAACAACGGCGGCTGGCACTTCACCGCCACGCAGTACGGCCTCGGCGGCGACGTGGTGGACGCCAGTGGCAAGAAGGCCGCCTTCAACGACGACAAGGGCAAGCAGGTCCTCCAGCAACTGCACGACATGCGCTGGGAGGACGACAGCATGGGGCAGACCCAGCTGCTGAAGTGGGGCGACCTGCAGAAGCAGATCTCCACCGACAAGCTCGGTATGTTCCTCGCCGCCCCCGACGACATCGCGTACATGGTCCAGCAGCTCGGCGCGAAGTACGAGAACTTCGGACTCGGCCCGATCCCCGGGGCGCAGGGCACCCTCTTCGGCGGCAACAACTACATGATCAAGAAGGGCAGTTCGCCGGACAAGATCAAGGCAGCCGTCGCCTGGCTCAACTTCAAGAACCTCACCCCCGGCAAGGGCCAGTTCGACTGGGCGCGCACCAAGGCCGACCTGCTGCCCGTCGGCCTGCCGCAGCCGAACTTCTTCACGGGCGAGAGCAAGACGAAGGACGACGCCGCCCGCGCCGCCAACGCGACGATGCCGGTCGAGAACTTCAAGGCCTTCATGGACAACCCCGTCCAGGGCAAGCCCGAGCCGCCGAAGGCCCAGGAGATCTACAAGGTCCTCGACAACGCGATGTCCGCTGTCCTGACCAACGAGGACGCCGACATCGGCAAGCTGCTCGACACGGCCGAGCAGCAGGTCAACCAGGTCCTGGCGAACCAGTAG